cacgtgtcaagtccccgtgtgtgacacatgacattgtcagtgtcacgtggcattacaatgccatgtgtcagtgtcactatcagatgtcattgtgttgatttcgattttgTCCCCATATATgactttttgtttcaatttagtacttaagtatgtgtatctgattcaattttgtcccaattttttttaataattaaaatatttttgtaatccattttttataagattaaaaataattaagtataaatatttttacaaaattaagtactaatatttatattgttcctctgtctctcaatttcagaccaaatttattgtttgtataaatgttatactaatatttttttattcaaaatgactttttaacatattattttattaattacttttttattaagtactcatgtttttttaatttttattttttttccaaaatagaacaatattgtctcttaccaattttaaaccaaaatttctagtggtatgaatgttatactaattttttttattaaaaatgacttaataaaatgacttttaccactaaattttaatataaatatcaaatacttaattttttgtaaaacttttatacttaattacttttaattttataaaaaatggattttaattattaaaaaaatattaggtcaaaattgaatcagatacacataagtaggtactaaattgaaacaaaaaaaaatatatggggactaaatcgaaatcaacagaatgacatctgatagtgatattgacatgtggcattacaatgccacgtggcactgacaatgccacgtggcacacacagggacttgacacgtgacatttttttttcaaaaaatttaaaaaataaaagaaatttaaaaagaaatttaaaaaaaaaacaaaaaaaatcacatactgacacgtgacacgttgACTAagggcgttagtcaactctgtctgaaagagatctaattgaaacactttttcaaaagttgggatgcaattgaaactttttctaaaccgggtacctatttgacacattaatcccaaactgggtactatacaAGTAATTATACCATTCTACTAATTCAActgaaaatatatatcaaaccTTTTATTTACAACTATTTGTTACTACAAAATTTTCAGTTTGTCATGATCCTAAAATTACTATTACAAAATCATTACTTCATATTTATAACCTTCTTAATTTAAGTCTCAATGTCAACTCTATTTTCTTTGCATGAGTTGGTAAAACATCTTGAAAACTCTTGTAGCATATAATAAGGGATAGGTAAAGCTAAAATTTTCGTTTTCCATCCACCCATgaaccaaaatcaaaataccAAAATTAGGTAAAGATTTGGAAGCAAACAAAGTTGTGGGATACAACATAACTTTTTGGatcttttacctttttttattttctggtTCCAATTTTTTCACCTTTTTCGTGATAACCAAAAacgtgaagaaaaaaaaaaccatgaatAAAGGTTGgccaacaaaataaatttggcCTGAACCAACTCCTACTCTATACACACCTATGGTTAAAAGCACTACACTTGCTAATAAGACAacgaaaatttataattttttccatttatttattatttactctCATGGATAATAAAatcaagaataaaatatttaatctcaTTATAATGGGGTGGAACTACTTGTTTTTAATCAGTGCTCCTCCTCTACTTGTTGTAGCTGAGAAAGAAAGATATTTCAATATGATTTATTGCAAGTCaatgattattaaataattattataaaaaatattctaatacTTTCGTAAAGTTCTTTACAATTGTTTAATGAAGAAAGTATGTTTCTGACGTTTTTTAATTactgaataaaaatttattgttttgataAGGGATtcctttataaaataatgagataATTGTAAAGAGgaaaatacaaaagatataGAATTACTGGTTTTTAAAACTTTGGTtccattttgttttaattttctttctgtAATATTCACTATTTTAGTGATAAATACATTCCAcactaaagttttttttttttacttgctCCTACCAAAATTAAATGGAAATTCTATAAGGAACTTTATCATGTGAGAGTTAGATTAATTAATCAACTctataattatttgtaaatgGTCAAAATTTGACCTTTTCATCTCATCACAAAAagcatttttgaaaaaaaaaagtagaacaAGCTGGCGTGATGATTAGTAGGATAGGTGAAAAGTTGAAATAGGATATTAGTTGGCTTTGGAAGAATGTCACAACATGCTTCAAATTGTTATCTTAAGATTGAGGGAATCAAATGAGTTTTATATACAAGATGAATATGGCAAAAGAACACTCACtactattttgaaaataaattatgtaaagaGAAGATTAAGtgcaattttaatatattaaggaagagtaaaaattttaaaccttccttctttcaaaatttaataacttttgtGAAATTATTTCTAATATGACATAATTGGTATTAAGTGTAACAAAGATGTTTGGAAAAGAATTGATGCAATATGAGATAATCAAATTCATAGACATTTTTGCACGCACTATctattacaaattacaaattgTTAATTCGCATTATGCTAGAGAATTTTCTCAGAACAAGATGCCAAAAAATGTAGGGAAACACTATTTCCTAAAAAATGGTTGAAGATGTTTATGGATGAAAGTCCCAATTTGAAGAGGTTTGTTATTCCATTTTTAAGATTGACTAATAACTTTCATTTACTGACATTTCATATCTAATTATAGGTTCATGCAAAACGAAAAAATTGTTTGTATAAGAACAATGTGAATGATTAGATTTATGTAGTGTATaacttaaaagttgaaaaataaaccaattaaaaaaattgttactctTCCATCTTATACTATTAAGTTAGATGATTAACGAATAATTGAACAAAGAGACGATGTTGCTGAGATTGAAAAGTCCAAGTGTATAAAATATTCActtagaataataaaatatccgATGGTGATGATATCATCAAAAAATGTGACtttgataatataaaagaatGTAAAATCTTTGACATTTATGGCCattcaatttttataactttgataatatatgttttgtaatatttatataaacttatttattagaaactttatataattattacttataactaggtataattatttgaatattacaaatttattctAACTATTTCACTTCATTAgactattaaaatattaaattaatgttatttatataaatttattatttttcacgGAACTCTCGCCAATTTATGTAAATTCTCGAGTGATAATTTATCCAGATGCATACAATCATCTTGCTCAATATAATCATATCATGTAACCCACTGGAATTGAATCATCACACCAACCAAACCTTTGTGCATAAATAATATGATTCATACCCTAATAAATTTATACACCCAATTCACATAATTATCTCACTCTCTcctctctcttttccttttattagtacaatattttttctgaCTACTGTATTATCCTTAAAAGTTGTCAAtatcaaaatcattattttccaTCAATAAACTATGTAAGCAACATTCAAgcgaagaaaaaatatattttaagtatcaaatttattttaactagtGTAAAACTTCAATTTAGGCACCTTAACTATAGTAGAaatcaaatgaagaaaaacaattttaagtgtCCGGagtttattttaacttatgcaAAACTTCAATTTATCTCACCTTATTCCCTTCTCTTATAAGTacatgtaaataaatttattcaaataaatctATGTAATAAAACTAATGGTATTTGGAAAAATTTACAACCGAGCAGCAGTTCAGCTGTAAGCTCAAACATActgataatataatttttcatcaaaaaattTCCTAATAGACAATGGGGAATGAGGAAATAATAAATTCTATAGAACTTTTATTAATCGAACATTTCTCATACAGGTTTACAgtatttgatagaaaatcacCACGAAAAGGGACTAGCTCCTagcaaaaatatttcattttccaCATCTTTTACCCATTGACACACCCGATTGCAAGTCTTTATTGCCAAGGCCTGCGTATCTCAATGTGCAAAAATAGTCAGACTTTATCCAACctaaattgatatattttactcTTTGAGAGGATTAATTTCAAGATTCTTTCAACATTTAAGGGACCATGAAGCATGGTTTCTAGTACTTTAGGAACAACTCACATAACTCCCTTAATTTAAGGTCTATTTAGGGGAGAGAATGATATTTTAGACACCAAATTGATGGTTTATTCCCGAAGTAATGGACCGGAAGAAATTTTACCAACTGTTGCAAtctaaatatgaaatatttttttgcaGATTCTCATTAAGTGTAAATTATGAATATACAGTTGGCCGGATTTGACTTTTCACAGCACagcaaaaatatttcattttcagaTTCTCAAAAACTATAGTAGTTATAGGACCTTGACCTTTTtgtataacaaaataattgagATTTGCGAAATGTTGTaggcaagaaaaagaaaatacctTGTCAGCAAGGGGATCAAATGCAGCATAAAGCTCAAAATCTGGTGTTACCCAACAGAGCAGAACTGCCAAAAAACATATGCAACAAGTCTGATAACTGTTTGACAAAGCATCCAACTGAAATAGCACAACTATATCTCAATCCAACTAAAATGTTTAGTTTTCATTAGCAGATTTGACTTTTCACAGCACAACAAAATTTATAGATTGGCTTGTCTATTATTCGTTTGAATCTCCATTTGCATCTCAGAAAATAAGAGGTTTGCTCACCAATAGAATCACTCTGAAACATCTATTACCAAAACAACGGATATATGCCACAGAAAAAAATGACTTGATCACCCCCTTCTTCCCCACAAGAAGAAAATCAcagttgaattttaaaaaacaaaatattgcaAAAGGAGATTTTGGTAATAACAACAGACTCAAAATATCACATACCCGTTACAAagtaagaacaaaaaaatagttaccgTAGTTTTCATCCTTTCTAAACTGGGTTTTGTGTGGCCCAAGTCCTTTATCATGCATGGATGCAAAAAGTTTTTGGTAAGCTCTATACAATCTGCAAGAGTGGAGGCAAGTTATACTTCTGACAATAACAATTAggcattaaaaaaaatctacagCTACCTAAACACCGCAAAAGTTTCCATAAAATCACTACCTTTTCTGCTGCTTAGGAGTATTAATAGGTGATGAGAACTCTGAGGATATATATTGATCTAGATAAATGCTACGATATATGAAATGCCACAACCCAGCAGCACCACCAATGCCACAATCAGGTTCTCTTAATCTTTCAGGAGAATCTGATGGAAGCCTATGCTGACCTAAATGTGAAGATCCAGAATGAGGTAAGGGTGGAAGATCCTCAACACGCATCCCACCATCTATCAAGGATCTCTGAGCTTCACTGAGGACATTTGACTTCAAAAGGACATTTTCGATACTAATCCTGTGAATTGGCAAACAAATTTCTGAGCTATGAATGCAAGACAGATATTGCTACATAGAGAATGAGGATCTCTTTGCTATGAACCATCATCCGTTTTCCACTTTTTAGTTTTCTTCCAAAATTAGAATCACGGATCCAATAATAACAGCATTCAGACCATTAAACTATCATTTACCTGCAATCCTTAAGATGGTAAAATGCATCAGAACTCGTGGTCAGCAACATCAAATACGTATCATCCTGCCCAATATTTACATGTCATGATCTGTGTAAACTCTATCATTTATAAGATGAAAATCATACAGCAAATTTTAGTGCAATCAAATCCAACAACTCACGTCAAAAAAGTGGATGTAAGCGTACAAAAATGCCAAAGCATTGTATCGTGGCAAGCAAACAGGAGAAAAAGCTTCTGAAGTCCTGCATATtcatatcccaaaaaaaaaattaaaatgtataaaggTACCATTGTCAAAGGAATTGATTTGCAAAATATTTGCTATTAATTAATTGTTGTACATTGTAGAACATTGcagaatatttgttattattcatGCAGATTCCTTGGTTAAAGATCTTGCATGATagtataactataattatataattatctcCATAATTAGTTagcaaaacatttattaaaaaatattgtatcatCACTAATTAATGAAGAATTCTCAAGAGAACACAGATTTGATTGGCATCTTCTCTAAGTCTAATAACCATATAGCAAAGAAATTCAAAATCTAAATGAATAGTTAATGCACAGGTTTTAAGAAGTTTTACCGTTTGAGTCAAGGTAGATTGAATAAATACCAAACTataccatcaaacaaaaacTAGAAAGTCTGGATTAAATGAAAACTATACTATCAAAAAATCTTTGAAATGCTAGCTGAAAGATAAAAGTAGTTTCAGTTTTACTTGCCTAAAAGACTCGGATGACATAACAAAGTTGGCCAAGAGCAGCATATCATCTGGATGAAGAGAGGCTTTCTGAGCACCAACTAGACTGATTACCTGCCTTCAACctttaatgaattattttatcatgttaTGTTAGCATGTAAATAGACAAATTCAGTGTTGCACCTTGTGTCTGCACATCAGAATTGCAAACAGAACACCAGAATCAGCAGAGTCTTGCAAGATGGCACCAGCAGCTTGCCTTGTTGCATATGCAAGAGGTAGACAAGTATAGGCATGAAGAAATGTAGCCGGGTTCCTGATACAATCAGATAAAGAACAATGTTCAccatcaaaaaataaaattattgagaaATGTAAATAACCCTTACTCCCCCAACCCACCAaagaaattaatagaaaaatacttaaaaagcACCAAAAATCCCTCTCTATCTTATACAATACAAATGTTTTAACATttctaaaactaaaagaaaaaaatgtgctCAGAGAAGAGAAACAAACCAACTAAAAGAGTGGACTAGTGAAGAGAAAAGAAGTTCTGTTCCACCAAGCAAGGGTGTCATATCAAACTTCGGATTCTTCTCAAAACATCTGTTTACTGACTTTGTTAGTATAACAATAATCTGCATACATACCAATAATAGAGATGTATCATACAACCGCTGCAACATAACTAGTCTATTTCAATAACAAAAAACAGACACAATTAGTAAGTTCAGAAACACAAAAtctgaagaaaaagaagtaagCAAAAAACAAATCCACTTTTCCGTTGGGCACATAAGCAGCCAACTCAAGTCCAACACAATTATACCTGGCCATGAATAAGCTCCAACTGCCCCCTGAGGGACTCATAGGGTTCTTCCGTACAGCTGATGCAGACCAAGTAAATTGGTCCTTTTACAAGAAAAACCACCTGTAGCATAAATTCAAACAAGATTTCATAACACAATCATCTTATTGGTAAAAGATAAAAGCCTCTTGATCCTCTAAATACTAATAACATAAGGTGAGCAGCTCActaatcaaaaagaaaaaaaagtatgtg
This region of Vigna unguiculata cultivar IT97K-499-35 chromosome 5, ASM411807v1, whole genome shotgun sequence genomic DNA includes:
- the LOC114185828 gene encoding vacuolar fusion protein MON1 homolog; this encodes MSETSSSAHDPEPPIRLNLPPLSPSLFDAEPSELQQPNGSAVRHSSDPSSPTSSGYAGERGSSTATTVSQVEDILHNEIQEITIHDPQPLSHSSWLPGKRHSDEDDASISWRRRKKHFFVLSHSGKPIYSRYGDEHKLAGFSATLQAIISFVENGGDNVKLVRAGKHQVVFLVKGPIYLVCISCTEEPYESLRGQLELIHGQIIVILTKSVNRCFEKNPKFDMTPLLGGTELLFSSLVHSFSWNPATFLHAYTCLPLAYATRQAAGAILQDSADSGVLFAILMCRHKVISLVGAQKASLHPDDMLLLANFVMSSESFRTSEAFSPVCLPRYNALAFLYAYIHFFDDDTYLMLLTTSSDAFYHLKDCRISIENVLLKSNVLSEAQRSLIDGGMRVEDLPPLPHSGSSHLGQHRLPSDSPERLREPDCGIGGAAGLWHFIYRSIYLDQYISSEFSSPINTPKQQKRLYRAYQKLFASMHDKGLGPHKTQFRKDENYVLLCWVTPDFELYAAFDPLADKALAIKTCNRVCQWVKDVENEIFLLGASPFSW